A single genomic interval of Symphalangus syndactylus isolate Jambi chromosome 18, NHGRI_mSymSyn1-v2.1_pri, whole genome shotgun sequence harbors:
- the LOC129467557 gene encoding uncharacterized protein: MHLLISQVSAPTTQPQEAGGAVGGLWPRAGLGLCFVTQRWFTSLHWGVVGVILLLVKAATKLREQVSHFLHLEAGRAPSRIYRRRAATDPSLCYWRWLPHPRGAPATCPSKGDASSHLSTASGVPTAEAAMGGTWKRSKGRDGSSQPCLQECPETRITELGRGAGDPGQKGLADARKVWRKQLQFPECARLPGASECLQVWPPCLKHPHPPAGLATSQSALSSYVFLPQFPTERVWPLSALPAPQPWASSLAAVT, from the exons ATGCACCTCCTCATCTCTCAGGTCTCTGCTCCCACAACCCAACCTCAGGAAGCTGGGGGTGCGGTGGGCGGGCTGTGGCCCAGGGCGGGTTTGGGGCTGTGCTTTGTGACTCAGCGCTGGTTCACTTCTCTGCActggggtgtggtgggggtgaTTCTGCTTTTAGTCAAAGCAGCTACAAAACTCCGAGAGCAAGTCAGCCATTTTCTACATCTGGAAGCTGGCCGGGCTCCTTCTCGGATTTATCGCAGGCGGGCAGCCACTGACCCCTCCCTTTGCTATTGGAg GTGGCTGCCCCACCCCAGAGGCGCTCCTGCCACCTGCCCCTCCAAGGGGGATGCCTCCAGCCACTTGTCCACAGCCTCGGGAGTCcccacagcagaggcagccatgggAGG AACATGGAAACGGAGCAAGGGGAGGGACGGGAGCTCTCAGCCCTGCCTGCAGGAGTGCCCAGAGACACGCATCACAGAACTGGGTCGGGGTGCTGGGGATCCAGGACAGAAGGGCCTCGCAGATGCCCGGAAAGTTTGGAGGAAGCAGCTGCAGTTTCCAGAATGTGCCAGGCTCCCTGGTGCTTCTGAGTGTCTGCAAGTGTGGCCCCCCTGCCTGAAACACCCCCACCCTCCTGCTGGTCTGGCCACCTCCCAGTCAGCCTTGTCCAGTtacgttttcctgcctcagttccCCACAGAGCGAGTGTGGCCCCTCTCAGCTCTCCCAGCCCCTCAGCCTTGGGCCTCTAGTTTGGCAGCTGTCACATGA